In the genome of Streptococcus mitis, one region contains:
- a CDS encoding pyruvate oxidase, producing the protein MTQGKITASAAMLNVLKTWGVDTIYGIPSGTLSSLMDALAEDKDIRFLQVRHEETGALAAVMQAKFGGSIGVAVGSGGPGATHLINGVYDAAMDNTPFLAILGSRPVNELNMDAFQELNQNPMYNGIAVYNKRVAYAEQLPKVIDEACRAAVSKKGPAVVEIPVNFGFQEIDENSYYGSGSYERSFIAPALNEVEIDKAVEILNNAERPVIYAGYGGVKAGEVITELSRKIKAPIITTGKNFEAFEWNYEGLTGSAYRVGWKPANEVVFEADTVLFLGSNFPFAEVYEAFKNTEKFIQVDIDPYKLGKRHALDASILGDAGQAAKAILDKVNPVESTPWWRANVKNNQNWRDYMNKLEGKTEGELQLYQVYNAINKHADQDAIYSIDVGDTTQTSTRHLHMTPKNMWRTSPLFATMGIALPGGIAAKKDNPDRQVWNIMGDGAFNMCYPDVITNVQYDLPVINVVFSNGKYAFIKDKYEDTNKHLFGCDFPNADYAKIAEAQGAVGFTVDRIEDIDAVVAEAVKLNKEGKTVVIDARITHHRPLPVEVLELDPKQHSEEAIKAFKEKYEAEELVPFRLFLEEEGLQSRAIK; encoded by the coding sequence ATGACTCAAGGGAAAATTACTGCATCTGCAGCAATGCTTAATGTATTGAAAACATGGGGCGTAGACACAATCTACGGTATCCCATCAGGAACACTCAGCTCATTGATGGATGCTTTGGCTGAAGACAAAGATATCCGCTTCTTGCAAGTTCGCCATGAAGAAACAGGTGCTCTTGCAGCGGTTATGCAAGCTAAATTCGGCGGCTCAATCGGGGTTGCAGTTGGTTCAGGTGGACCTGGTGCGACTCACTTGATCAACGGTGTTTACGATGCAGCTATGGATAACACTCCATTCCTAGCAATCCTTGGATCACGTCCAGTGAACGAACTCAACATGGATGCTTTCCAAGAGCTTAACCAAAACCCAATGTACAACGGTATCGCTGTATACAACAAACGTGTAGCTTACGCTGAGCAATTGCCAAAAGTAATCGACGAAGCTTGCCGTGCTGCAGTTTCTAAAAAAGGTCCAGCTGTCGTTGAAATCCCAGTAAACTTCGGTTTCCAAGAAATCGACGAAAACTCATACTATGGATCAGGTTCATACGAGCGTTCATTCATCGCTCCTGCTTTGAACGAAGTTGAAATCGACAAAGCTGTTGAAATCTTGAACAATGCTGAACGTCCAGTTATCTATGCTGGTTACGGTGGTGTTAAAGCTGGTGAAGTGATTACTGAATTGTCACGTAAAATCAAAGCACCAATCATCACAACTGGTAAAAACTTTGAAGCTTTCGAATGGAACTATGAAGGTTTGACAGGTTCTGCTTACCGTGTTGGTTGGAAACCAGCCAACGAAGTGGTCTTTGAAGCAGACACAGTTCTTTTCCTTGGTTCAAACTTCCCATTTGCTGAAGTTTACGAAGCATTCAAGAATACTGAAAAATTCATCCAAGTTGATATCGACCCTTACAAACTTGGTAAACGTCACGCCCTTGACGCTTCAATCCTTGGTGATGCAGGTCAAGCAGCTAAAGCTATCCTTGACAAAGTGAACCCAGTTGAATCTACTCCATGGTGGCGTGCAAACGTTAAGAACAACCAAAACTGGCGTGATTACATGAACAAACTCGAAGGTAAAACTGAGGGTGAATTGCAATTGTATCAAGTTTACAATGCAATCAACAAACATGCTGATCAAGACGCTATCTATTCAATCGACGTAGGTGACACTACTCAAACATCTACTCGTCACCTTCACATGACACCTAAGAACATGTGGCGTACATCTCCACTCTTTGCGACAATGGGTATTGCCCTTCCTGGTGGTATCGCTGCTAAGAAAGACAATCCAGATCGCCAAGTATGGAACATCATGGGTGACGGTGCATTCAACATGTGCTACCCAGACGTTATCACAAACGTTCAATACGACCTTCCAGTTATCAACGTTGTCTTTTCGAATGGTAAATATGCCTTCATCAAGGACAAATACGAAGACACAAACAAACACTTGTTTGGTTGTGACTTCCCTAATGCTGACTATGCGAAAATCGCTGAAGCTCAAGGAGCTGTTGGATTTACAGTTGACCGTATCGAAGACATCGATGCAGTTGTTGCAGAAGCTGTTAAATTGAACAAAGAAGGTAAAACTGTTGTTATCGATGCTCGCATCACTCATCACCGTCCACTTCCAGTAGAAGTACTTGAATTGGATCCAAAACAACACTCAGAAGAAGCGATCAAAGCCTTCAAGGAAAAATACGAAGCAGAAGAACTCGTACCATTCCGTCTCTTCTTGGAAGAAGAAGGATTGCAATCACGCGCAATTAAATAA
- a CDS encoding transposase, with amino-acid sequence MEQLHFITKLLDIKDPNIQIMDVINRNTHKEIIAKLDYDAPSCPECGSQMKKYDFQKPSKVPYLETTGMPTRILLRKRRFKCYHCSKMMVAETSLVKKNHQIPRIINQKIAQKLIEKTSMTDIARQLSISTSTVIRKLNDFCFKSDFSYLPEIMSWDEYAFTKGKMSFIAQDFDKLNIITVLEGRTQTIIRNHFLRYNRSVRCQVKIITMDMFSPYYDLAKHLFPYAKIVLDRFHIVQHLSRAMSRVRVQIMKQFERKSHEYKAIKRYWKLIQQDSRKLSDKRFYRPTFRMHLTNKEIIDKLLSYSEDLKHHYHLYQLLLFHFQNKEPEKFFGLIEENLKKVHPLFKTVFKTFLKDKEKIVNALQLPYSNAKLEATNNLIKLIKRNAFGFRNFENFKKRIFIALNIKKERTKFVLSRA; translated from the coding sequence ATGGAACAATTACATTTTATCACAAAATTACTAGACATTAAAGACCCAAATATCCAAATTATGGATGTCATTAATAGGAATACCCACAAGGAAATCATCGCTAAACTGGACTACGACGCTCCATCTTGTCCTGAGTGTGGAAGTCAAATGAAGAAATATGACTTCCAAAAACCGTCTAAGGTTCCTTACCTTGAAACGACTGGTATGCCTACTAGAATTCTCCTTAGAAAACGTCGATTCAAGTGCTATCATTGCTCGAAAATGATGGTAGCTGAGACTTCTCTCGTCAAGAAGAATCACCAAATCCCTCGTATCATCAACCAAAAGATTGCCCAGAAGCTAATTGAGAAGACTTCTATGACCGATATTGCCCGTCAGCTGTCTATTTCAACTTCAACTGTTATTCGCAAGCTCAATGACTTCTGTTTTAAGTCTGATTTTTCTTACCTCCCTGAGATTATGTCCTGGGACGAATATGCCTTCACTAAGGGAAAGATGAGTTTCATTGCTCAAGATTTTGATAAGCTCAATATTATCACTGTTCTTGAGGGTAGAACACAAACTATCATAAGAAATCATTTTCTGCGCTACAATCGCTCTGTTCGTTGTCAGGTGAAAATCATTACTATGGATATGTTTAGTCCTTACTATGACTTGGCTAAACATCTTTTTCCGTATGCCAAAATCGTTCTAGATCGCTTCCACATTGTACAACATCTTAGCCGTGCTATGAGTCGTGTTCGTGTCCAAATCATGAAGCAATTTGAGCGAAAATCTCATGAATATAAGGCTATCAAGCGCTACTGGAAACTCATTCAACAGGATAGCCGTAAACTGAGTGATAAGCGATTTTATCGCCCTACTTTTCGCATGCACTTAACCAATAAAGAGATTATTGACAAGCTTTTGAGCTATTCAGAAGACTTGAAACACCACTATCATCTCTATCAACTCTTGCTTTTTCACTTTCAGAATAAGGAACCGGAGAAATTTTTCGGACTCATTGAGGAAAATCTAAAGAAAGTTCATCCTCTTTTTAAGACTGTCTTTAAAACCTTTCTAAAGGACAAAGAGAAAATCGTCAATGCCCTTCAGTTACCCTATTCTAATGCCAAATTAGAAGCAACCAATAATCTCATCAAACTTATCAAACGCAATGCCTTTGGTTTTCGGAACTTTGAAAACTTCAAAAAACGGATTTTTATCGCTCTGAATATCAAAAAAGAAAGGACGAAATTTGTCCTTTCTCGAGCTTAG
- a CDS encoding fatty acid-binding protein DegV, with product MTWKIIADSGCDYRQLAKPAIDTTFVSVPLTIQVADQVFVDDASLNIDQMMETMYATAEASKSACPSPDDYLRAFEGAKNIFLVTITGTLSGSHNSAQLAKNIYLGDHPDTKIHVIDSLSAGGEVDLLVEKLNDLIDQGLSFEEVVEAITAYQEKTKLLFVLAKVDNLVKNGRLSKLIGTVVGLLNIRMVGEASETGTLELLQKARGPKKSVQAAYEELMKAGYAGGRIVMAQRNNEKCCQQLSDRIRENFPQADIKILPTSGLCSFYAEDGGLLMGYEID from the coding sequence ATGACTTGGAAGATTATTGCTGACTCTGGTTGTGATTATCGTCAGCTGGCAAAACCAGCTATTGACACAACCTTTGTAAGCGTCCCCTTAACCATTCAAGTAGCTGATCAGGTCTTTGTTGATGATGCTAGTCTTAACATTGACCAAATGATGGAAACCATGTATGCAACCGCAGAAGCTTCAAAATCAGCTTGTCCAAGCCCAGATGATTATTTACGAGCATTTGAAGGAGCCAAAAACATTTTCCTAGTAACCATCACAGGTACTCTTTCTGGCAGTCACAATAGTGCTCAACTAGCAAAGAATATTTATCTGGGAGACCATCCTGACACTAAGATTCATGTGATTGATAGTTTGTCTGCTGGTGGGGAAGTTGACTTGCTCGTAGAAAAATTAAATGACTTGATTGACCAGGGCTTATCTTTTGAAGAAGTGGTTGAAGCCATCACTGCCTATCAAGAAAAAACCAAGTTGCTCTTTGTTCTGGCCAAGGTCGATAACTTGGTGAAGAACGGCCGTTTGAGCAAGCTTATCGGTACGGTCGTTGGCCTTCTCAATATCCGTATGGTCGGAGAAGCTAGTGAAACCGGAACCCTTGAACTACTACAAAAAGCACGAGGACCAAAGAAATCAGTTCAAGCTGCCTATGAAGAGTTGATGAAAGCTGGATATGCTGGTGGCCGTATTGTCATGGCTCAACGCAATAACGAGAAATGTTGCCAACAGCTTTCAGACCGAATCCGAGAAAATTTCCCACAGGCGGATATTAAAATTCTCCCAACATCTGGTCTCTGCAGTTTTTATGCAGAAGATGGTGGTTTGCTGATGGGATATGAAATTGATTAA
- a CDS encoding MerR family transcriptional regulator has product MYHIKEAAQLSGVSVKTLHHYDKIGLLVPLKSENGYRTYSQKDLERLQVILYYKYLGFSLEKIAELLKEDRSDLLSHLTRQLDYLTRERQHLDTLISTLQKTIQEQKGEREMSIQEKFAGFNYQDHQKYHQEAVEKYGQEVMDQALERQKGYEDEATAAFNQVFQALAQNLQADLPVTAAENQEQAAKLLQAIRTYGFDCTIEVFGYIGKGYVYNPEFKENIDKFGPGTAQYTSDVIAHYVQTQTK; this is encoded by the coding sequence ATGTACCATATAAAAGAAGCTGCGCAGCTTTCGGGTGTCTCTGTCAAGACCCTGCACCACTACGATAAGATAGGACTTTTGGTTCCTTTAAAGTCGGAAAACGGTTATCGAACTTACAGTCAAAAGGATTTGGAGCGACTTCAGGTCATTCTTTACTATAAATATCTAGGCTTTTCTTTAGAAAAAATAGCAGAGCTGTTAAAGGAAGATAGATCAGATTTGTTGTCTCACTTGACCAGGCAGTTGGACTATTTGACTCGAGAAAGGCAACACCTAGATACCTTGATTTCCACCTTGCAAAAAACCATTCAAGAACAAAAAGGAGAAAGAGAAATGAGCATTCAAGAGAAATTCGCTGGATTTAACTACCAAGACCATCAAAAATACCACCAAGAGGCGGTAGAGAAGTATGGACAAGAAGTGATGGACCAAGCACTGGAGCGCCAAAAAGGTTACGAAGATGAGGCTACGGCTGCTTTTAACCAAGTCTTTCAAGCCTTGGCACAAAATCTTCAAGCTGACCTGCCTGTAACAGCAGCCGAAAACCAAGAGCAAGCAGCCAAGCTCTTGCAAGCCATCCGTACTTATGGATTTGATTGTACTATTGAAGTATTCGGTTATATCGGTAAAGGCTACGTTTATAACCCAGAGTTTAAGGAAAACATTGACAAATTTGGACCTGGAACAGCCCAGTACACATCAGATGTCATTGCCCACTATGTTCAAACTCAGACAAAATAA
- a CDS encoding uracil phosphoribosyltransferase — MQISDAEWQVMKIIWMQGEQTSTDLIRVLAERFDWSKSTIQTLLARLVEKECLTRKKEGKSFVYSALLTLDQSRDLLVQDIKDKVCSRRIKNLLADLIMECDFTLADLADLEAAISKKKSSAVTEVRCNCM, encoded by the coding sequence ATGCAGATTTCAGATGCAGAATGGCAGGTCATGAAGATTATTTGGATGCAGGGGGAACAGACCAGTACGGATTTGATCAGGGTTCTGGCGGAGCGGTTCGACTGGTCCAAGTCGACCATTCAAACTCTTTTGGCTCGTTTGGTTGAGAAAGAATGTCTGACAAGGAAAAAAGAAGGCAAGTCCTTTGTCTATTCAGCCCTTTTAACTCTAGATCAAAGCCGAGACTTGCTTGTCCAAGATATTAAAGACAAGGTTTGTTCCCGTAGGATTAAGAACTTGTTGGCTGATTTGATTATGGAATGTGATTTTACTCTGGCTGACTTGGCTGACTTGGAAGCTGCGATTTCTAAGAAGAAATCAAGTGCTGTAACAGAAGTAAGATGTAATTGTATGTAA
- a CDS encoding sodium-dependent transporter has translation MSEKSQWGSKLGFILASAGSAIGLGAVWKFPYMTATNGGGGFLLVFLISTILIGFPLLLAEFALGRSAGVSGIKTFGKLGKSGKYNFIGWIGAFALFILLSFYSVIGGWILVYLGIEFGKLFQLGGTGDYAQLFTSIISNPVIALGAQAAFILLNIFIVSRGVQKGIERASKVMMPLLFIIFVVIIGRSLSLPNAMEGVLYFLKPDFSKLTSAGLLYALGQSFFALSLGVTAMLTYASYLDKKTNLVQSGISIVAMNISVSIMAGLAIFPAMSAFNIQSEGGPSLLFIVLPQLFNKMPFGTIFYILFLLLFLFATVTSSVVMLEINVGNITNQDNSQRAKWSVILGILTFVFGIPSALSYGVMADVHIFGKTFFDAMDFLVSNLLMPFGALCLSLFTGYIFKKALAMEEFHLDETAWKQGLFQVWLFLLRFIIPIIIIVVFIAQFM, from the coding sequence ATGTCTGAAAAATCGCAATGGGGTTCTAAACTGGGCTTTATCCTAGCATCTGCTGGTTCAGCCATCGGACTTGGTGCCGTTTGGAAATTCCCCTACATGACTGCTACTAACGGTGGAGGAGGCTTTTTATTAGTCTTTCTCATTTCCACTATTCTAATCGGTTTCCCCCTATTACTGGCTGAATTTGCCCTCGGCCGAAGTGCTGGTGTCTCTGGGATTAAAACCTTTGGAAAACTGGGCAAGAGTGGCAAGTACAACTTTATCGGTTGGATTGGTGCCTTTGCCCTCTTTATCCTCTTATCTTTCTATAGTGTTATTGGAGGATGGATTCTGGTTTATCTGGGTATTGAGTTTGGAAAATTGTTCCAACTTGGTGGAACGGGTGATTATGCTCAGTTATTTACTTCAATCATTTCCAATCCAGTCATTGCCCTAGGAGCTCAAGCTGCCTTTATCTTGTTGAATATCTTTATTGTATCACGTGGGGTTCAAAAAGGAATTGAAAGAGCTTCTAAGGTCATGATGCCCCTGCTCTTTATCATCTTTGTTGTCATCATTGGACGTTCTCTCAGTTTGCCAAATGCCATGGAAGGGGTTCTTTACTTCCTCAAACCAGACTTTTCTAAGCTGACAAGTGCTGGTCTCCTCTATGCTCTGGGACAATCTTTCTTTGCCCTCTCACTAGGGGTTACAGCCATGCTGACCTATGCTTCTTACTTGGATAAGAAAACCAATCTGGTCCAGTCAGGAATTTCCATCGTAGCAATGAACATCTCGGTATCCATCATGGCAGGTCTAGCCATTTTCCCAGCCATGTCAGCCTTCAATATCCAGTCTGAAGGGGGACCAAGCTTGCTCTTTATCGTCTTGCCTCAACTCTTTAACAAAATGCCTTTTGGAACCATTTTCTACATCCTCTTCCTCTTGCTCTTCCTCTTTGCGACGGTCACTTCTTCTGTCGTTATGTTGGAAATCAATGTAGGCAATATCACCAATCAGGACAATAGTCAGCGTGCTAAATGGAGTGTGATTTTGGGAATCTTGACCTTTGTCTTTGGAATTCCTTCAGCACTTTCTTACGGTGTTATGGCGGATGTTCATATCTTCGGTAAAACCTTCTTTGACGCTATGGACTTCTTGGTTTCCAATCTCCTCATGCCATTTGGAGCTCTCTGCCTTTCACTTTTTACAGGCTATATCTTTAAGAAGGCTCTTGCTATGGAGGAATTCCATCTTGATGAAACAGCATGGAAACAGGGACTGTTCCAAGTCTGGCTCTTCCTTCTTCGCTTTATTATTCCAATCATCATCATCGTGGTCTTTATCGCCCAATTTATGTAA
- a CDS encoding ATPase has product MTEIVKASLENGVQKIRITADKGYHPAHIQLQKGIPAEITFHRATPSNCYKEILFEEEGILEPIGVDEEKVIRFTPQELGQHEFSCGMKMQKGSYTVVEKTRKSLSLLQRFWITSIFTVPLVILMIGMSTGGISHQVMRWGTFLATTPIMLVAGGPYIQSAWASFKKHNANMDTLVALGTLVAYFYSLVALFAGLPVYFESAAFIFFFVLMGAVFEEKMRKNTSQAVEKLLDLQAKTAEVLREDNYVQVPLEQVKVGDLIRVRPGEKIAVDGVVVEGISSIDESMVTGESLPVDKTVGDTVIGSTLNNSGTLVFRAEKVGSETVLAQIVDFVKKAQTSRAPIQDLTDKISGIFVPAVVILGIVTFWVWFVLLRDSVVVLGASFVSSLLYGVAVLIIACPCALGLATPTALMVGTGRSAKMGVLLKNGTVLQEIQKVQTIVFDKTGTLTEGKPVVTDIIGDEVEVLGLAASLEEASQHPLAEAVVKRASEAGLELQTVENFQALHGKGVSGQINGRQVLLGNAKMLDDMNISSTYQEKLEELETEAKTVVFLAVDNEIKGLLALQDIPKENAKLAISQLKKRGLKTVMLTGDNAGVARAIADQIGIEEVIAGVLPEEKAHEIHKLQQSGKVAFVGDGINDAPALSVADVGIAMGAGTDIAIESADLVLTTNNLLGVVRAFDMSKKTFNRILLNLFWAFIYNVAGIPIAAGVFSGVGLALNPELAGLAMAFSSVSVLTSSLLLNFSKID; this is encoded by the coding sequence ATGACTGAAATTGTAAAAGCAAGTCTTGAAAATGGTGTTCAAAAAATCCGTATCACGGCAGACAAAGGCTACCATCCAGCTCATATACAGCTTCAAAAAGGGATTCCAGCTGAGATCACCTTTCATCGAGCAACTCCTTCAAACTGTTACAAGGAAATTCTGTTTGAAGAAGAAGGCATCTTGGAACCAATCGGCGTAGATGAGGAGAAAGTCATTCGTTTTACACCTCAAGAATTAGGTCAACATGAATTTTCTTGTGGTATGAAGATGCAAAAAGGAAGTTATACAGTTGTTGAGAAGACTCGAAAATCTCTATCACTTTTACAGCGTTTTTGGATTACCAGTATCTTTACTGTGCCTCTTGTGATCCTCATGATTGGGATGTCGACAGGAGGAATTAGTCACCAAGTCATGCGTTGGGGCACCTTTTTAGCCACAACACCGATTATGCTAGTAGCAGGTGGTCCTTATATCCAAAGTGCTTGGGCTAGTTTTAAAAAGCACAATGCCAACATGGATACCTTGGTTGCTCTGGGAACCCTAGTAGCTTATTTCTATAGTCTAGTTGCCCTCTTCGCTGGTCTCCCCGTTTACTTTGAAAGTGCTGCATTTATCTTCTTCTTCGTTCTTATGGGAGCTGTTTTTGAGGAGAAAATGCGGAAAAATACTTCCCAAGCTGTGGAGAAATTACTTGACTTGCAGGCTAAAACTGCAGAAGTCTTGCGTGAGGATAACTATGTTCAAGTTCCTTTGGAGCAAGTCAAGGTAGGTGATCTGATTCGAGTGCGTCCCGGTGAAAAGATTGCGGTTGATGGTGTCGTAGTAGAAGGTATCTCTAGTATTGATGAGTCTATGGTGACAGGTGAGAGTCTGCCTGTGGACAAGACAGTTGGAGATACCGTCATTGGCTCAACCCTCAATAATAGTGGAACACTTGTTTTTAGAGCAGAAAAAGTTGGTTCAGAGACTGTTTTGGCTCAGATTGTGGATTTTGTGAAGAAAGCTCAGACCAGTCGCGCACCGATTCAGGATTTGACAGATAAGATTTCAGGGATTTTTGTCCCAGCAGTTGTCATTTTAGGAATCGTGACCTTTTGGGTCTGGTTTGTCTTGCTCAGGGATAGTGTAGTCGTGCTTGGTGCCAGCTTTGTGTCCTCTCTGCTCTATGGAGTGGCGGTTTTGATTATCGCCTGCCCTTGTGCCTTGGGACTTGCAACACCGACAGCCCTTATGGTAGGGACAGGTCGTAGTGCCAAGATGGGGGTTCTCCTCAAAAATGGAACGGTTCTACAGGAAATCCAGAAAGTTCAAACTATCGTCTTTGATAAGACCGGGACTTTGACTGAAGGGAAACCTGTGGTCACAGATATCATCGGCGACGAAGTAGAAGTGCTTGGATTGGCAGCTTCCTTGGAAGAAGCTTCTCAACACCCACTGGCTGAAGCCGTTGTGAAACGAGCGAGTGAAGCTGGACTTGAGCTTCAAACTGTTGAAAATTTCCAAGCCTTGCACGGAAAAGGTGTCTCAGGGCAAATCAATGGAAGACAAGTTTTGCTTGGAAATGCTAAAATGCTGGATGACATGAACATTTCTAGCACTTATCAAGAAAAACTAGAAGAACTGGAAACAGAAGCTAAGACAGTTGTTTTCTTGGCTGTTGACAATGAAATCAAAGGCTTGCTTGCTTTGCAAGATATTCCTAAGGAAAATGCTAAGCTTGCCATCAGTCAGTTGAAAAAACGAGGTCTTAAAACAGTCATGCTGACAGGAGACAATGCAGGTGTGGCGCGTGCTATTGCAGATCAGATTGGAATCGAAGAGGTCATTGCAGGTGTCTTACCAGAAGAAAAAGCCCATGAAATTCATAAACTGCAACAGTCAGGAAAAGTAGCCTTTGTTGGTGATGGCATCAATGATGCTCCTGCTCTTAGTGTAGCAGATGTGGGGATTGCTATGGGAGCTGGAACAGATATCGCTATCGAGTCAGCAGATTTGGTCTTGACAACCAATAATCTTTTAGGAGTGGTTCGTGCCTTCGACATGAGTAAGAAAACCTTTAATCGAATTTTGCTCAATCTTTTCTGGGCCTTTATCTACAATGTCGCCGGAATTCCGATTGCAGCAGGAGTCTTTTCAGGTGTTGGACTGGCCCTCAATCCAGAACTGGCAGGTCTAGCTATGGCCTTTAGTTCTGTATCCGTTCTGACTAGTTCACTCTTACTAAACTTTAGTAAAATAGATTAA
- a CDS encoding ATPase — translation MLNSIVTIVCITLIAFILFWFFKKPEKSGQKAQQKKGYQEIRVEVMGGYTPELIILKKSVPARIVFDRKDPSPCLDQIVFPDFGVHADLPMGEEYIVEITPEQAGEYGFSCGMNMMHGKMIVE, via the coding sequence ATGTTAAATAGTATTGTAACCATTGTTTGTATTACCCTTATCGCGTTTATCTTGTTTTGGTTTTTCAAAAAGCCTGAAAAATCTGGACAAAAAGCCCAGCAAAAAAAGGGCTACCAAGAGATTCGAGTGGAGGTCATGGGGGGCTATACGCCTGAGTTGATTATCCTCAAGAAATCAGTGCCAGCCCGCATTGTCTTTGACCGCAAGGATCCTTCACCATGTTTGGACCAAATTGTTTTTCCAGACTTTGGTGTCCATGCGGACCTGCCTATGGGGGAAGAGTATATAGTGGAAATCACGCCTGAGCAGGCTGGAGAGTATGGTTTCTCTTGTGGCATGAATATGATGCACGGCAAGATGATTGTAGAATAG
- a CDS encoding mannose-6-phosphate isomerase yields MSEPLFLQSVMQEKIWGGTKLRDEFGYDIPSEKIGEYWAISAHPNGVSKVANGRFEGTDLATLYAEHRELFGNRPEPVFPLLTKILDANDWLSVQVHPDDAYGLEHEGELGKTECWYIIAADEGSEIIYGHNAKSKEELRQQIEDKNWDALLTKVPVKAGDFFYVPSGTMHAIGAGILILETQQSSDTTYRVYDFDRKDDNGNLRELHLEKSIDVLNIGEPANSRPVTVKADDLRTTLLVSNDFFAVYKWEITGKVDFEKTADYSLFSVLAGQGQLTVDGNNYPIQKGSHFILPSDVEAWTLEGQSLEVIVSHP; encoded by the coding sequence ATGTCAGAACCATTATTTTTACAATCAGTTATGCAAGAAAAAATCTGGGGTGGAACCAAGCTACGTGATGAGTTTGGCTACGACATCCCAAGTGAAAAAATCGGAGAATACTGGGCCATCTCAGCCCATCCAAATGGCGTTTCAAAGGTGGCCAATGGTCGTTTTGAGGGAACAGACCTTGCTACTTTGTATGCGGAACATCGTGAATTGTTTGGCAATCGTCCTGAGCCTGTATTTCCACTGTTGACCAAAATTCTGGATGCCAACGACTGGCTCAGCGTTCAAGTTCACCCAGACGATGCTTATGGACTGGAGCATGAAGGCGAACTCGGAAAAACAGAATGCTGGTACATCATTGCAGCAGATGAAGGCTCAGAGATTATTTACGGTCACAATGCCAAGTCAAAAGAAGAACTCCGTCAGCAAATTGAAGATAAAAACTGGGATGCCTTGCTGACCAAAGTCCCTGTTAAGGCTGGAGATTTCTTCTATGTACCAAGCGGAACCATGCACGCTATCGGGGCAGGCATCTTAATTCTTGAAACCCAACAGTCTAGTGATACAACCTACCGTGTCTATGACTTTGACCGCAAGGATGATAATGGCAACTTGCGTGAGCTTCATCTTGAAAAATCCATCGATGTTTTGAATATTGGTGAGCCTGCTAACAGCCGACCTGTGACTGTCAAAGCAGATGATTTGCGTACCACTCTCCTTGTATCCAATGATTTCTTTGCAGTTTACAAGTGGGAAATTACTGGAAAAGTTGACTTCGAAAAGACAGCTGACTACAGCTTATTCAGTGTCTTAGCTGGTCAAGGTCAACTGACTGTCGATGGGAACAACTATCCAATCCAAAAAGGTAGCCACTTTATCCTACCAAGTGATGTTGAAGCTTGGACTCTGGAAGGGCAAAGTTTAGAAGTAATTGTTAGCCATCCATAA
- a CDS encoding lactoylglutathione lyase produces the protein MNLNQLDIIVSDVPQVCADLERILDKKSDYVDDSFAQFTIGSHCLMLSQNHLIPLENFRSGIILHIEVEDLNQNYQRLKEIGVEILHGPCETDWGTESLLVKGPAGLVIDFYRMK, from the coding sequence ATGAATTTAAATCAATTAGATATTATCGTTTCAGATGTTCCCCAAGTCTGTGCTGACTTGGAGCGTATTTTGGATAAAAAGTCAGATTATGTTGATGACAGTTTTGCTCAGTTTACGATTGGCAGTCACTGTCTGATGTTGTCCCAAAATCATTTGATTCCTTTGGAAAACTTTCGGTCAGGAATCATTCTTCATATTGAGGTTGAGGATCTAAATCAGAATTACCAACGTTTAAAAGAGATCGGTGTCGAGATTTTACACGGTCCTTGTGAAACGGATTGGGGAACAGAGTCCTTATTAGTTAAAGGCCCTGCTGGTCTAGTGATTGATTTTTATCGTATGAAATAG